A single window of Caldicellulosiruptor bescii DSM 6725 DNA harbors:
- a CDS encoding response regulator, translated as MSKAHILVVDDEKPIVDIIKFNLEKEGYKVTASYDGEDALNRIKNENFDMVLLDVMLPKLDGFSVCKKVREFSDVPIIMITAKADEVDKVLGLELGADDYITKPFGIRELIARIRANLRRTAQSAAQDGKVLKAGNLTLNPETFEVKKDGKVIELTVREYELLKFLMSQKGQVFSREELLEKVWDYEYYGDVRTVDVTVRRLREKIEDNPSEPNFILTKRGIGYYFNPNI; from the coding sequence ATGTCCAAAGCACATATTCTTGTTGTTGACGATGAAAAACCAATTGTTGATATTATAAAGTTCAATTTAGAAAAAGAAGGATATAAGGTAACAGCGTCATATGACGGTGAGGATGCGTTAAATAGAATAAAAAATGAAAACTTTGACATGGTACTTCTGGATGTGATGCTTCCTAAACTTGACGGGTTTTCTGTATGCAAAAAGGTCCGTGAGTTTTCAGATGTCCCAATTATAATGATAACAGCGAAGGCTGATGAGGTTGACAAGGTTTTGGGGCTGGAGCTTGGGGCAGATGATTACATAACAAAACCGTTTGGTATAAGAGAGCTCATTGCCAGAATTAGAGCAAATTTAAGAAGGACAGCTCAAAGCGCAGCTCAAGATGGAAAGGTATTAAAAGCTGGGAATTTGACTTTGAACCCTGAGACGTTTGAAGTAAAGAAAGACGGCAAAGTTATTGAACTTACCGTAAGAGAATATGAGCTTTTGAAGTTTTTGATGTCGCAAAAGGGTCAGGTATTTTCAAGAGAAGAGCTTTTGGAAAAGGTTTGGGACTATGAATATTATGGAGATGTTAGAACAGTAGATGTTACTGTAAGAAGATTGAGAGAAAAAATAGAAGATAATCCATCAGAACCGAATTTTATTCTTACAAAGAGAGGAATTGGCTACTACTTTAATCCCAATATTTAA